CTTGGGTGCAGACTGAAGAATAAAAGTGCATCTCCTTTGTGAGGTTTCACTAGAAAGTTccaatttttgtgggaaagaaaaatcaaagggtCAATCAAGAATCAATGCTGAATCCACAATATCAGTATACATTACCAAAGCATGACTAACTCTAAGGCCTCACCTGCGATACCTTTCTTCCCACAGTCTGACAGATCCTCATCACTAGTCATAGATCGCCGACGGGATAAATCCtgcagagttttttttttttttttttggaaatttttatttAGAGAACAGTATCCCCACAGGACCATGAGAACTTAACAAGATGCAggaaaaaatttctacaaatatTAACAAATGAATATCACGTTAGATGATGAGAAACAAAACAGTACATGTACCCATAAAGCAGAGGTTTCACAATTTCGCATAAAACACTTGTCCTGCCTCTCATTCATTATAGTTTCGCAAGCCCTAGCTAGGGCCTTTCAGTACTGATACTAAGAAAAAACTTATCTCTGGTATCGTGAAATTAAGCATTTGGCACATCTAGCctttacaaatcaaaagcaCAACTTTTCCGTAATTAATTTCTAAAAACTAAATATCATACAGACCCAAAGCACAACTAACCATAATTAATTTCTGCAAACTAAATCTTACAACTAATTATCACCAAAACTTATAGGACTAAAAGTTCAAAGCCAGTACTGATTTATACTGCACAAAACAGCTGGCACATTAACCAAAAGGTTTGTGCATAAGGAAactcaccaaaaaaaaatggataaagGGAAATGGCAAAGAGTAATTGATTTTGGCAACACATAAGAAATGATATTAGTGTTAGAGCAAATGGAATAAAAAGTCATATCGTGTCAACTAACCTCAGCATTAGGAAAAACTGTTTCGCCCACTTTTTCAACATCAGAGAGATACATCAGTACTGTGGCTATACGGTGTCCTCCACGAGCAATATTCACCTTGTCAGCAAAGTAATCATAGTGCGGATCATATTTCTGTCCATACTCATAATGAAGTACTTGTATGTCTTCACCATTCTCTGCAGAAAGGAAGTAATATGAGCCCCAATTCAGTTAACTAGCAATCAAACCCTCCCATCATCCATGCACCCATAGTTAAAGCACACTTTGGTGGTCTAGAGGAAATTTTCACAAGACACTAGTCAGATAATATGGTTGAAGATGAATGAGAGTGAGAAAGCAAGGACTCTAGCTGGACCAAATGCTTTggattttgccaaaaaaaaaaaatctttctgcCCATGATTTGCAAACCAAACCATTTGTCCTCATTTCCACAGGGAAGATGTGTTATTTAAGTGGAGCCATACGGGGTTTCAGTATTTGAGGCTCGGATAGCTAAGGGGAATTTGCTGTTGAGACACAAATCTTAACAATAACCCAGAGAAATCTTTTAAAAAGGTAAGCTGCCACACGATGTGACATCGAAGTAAGTTTTGCACATAAATGGTGTACATGCCAGCATCAGTCAtttaaaaaggggaaaaagattTTTGTGGAGTGCGGGTGCATCTTTGTAGTGAGCTGAACCCAATATTTCAGGCCGCAAAATATTGATGTGAAAGAGGAATTTCCACTACTGGAGCTCGGTTTAACATGAAGCACACCTTGAGGTAAAAAGGTCCATGTCGCAATTTTCTCCTCTATACCGGCAACAATGGGATCCTATTGGTATGAGAGGTAATGAGAAAGAATGTCAGAAAAAGAAGCATGGAGTTAGCAATAAAATAATCAGTCAACTGGTATAATTGGGACTGCAGAAGTAACAGATATCATGTTTTACAGTACATGCTAGTTAGTCCAGTTTGGAAGCATGGAAAAGGAATGATATAAATAGCTATTGCCTCAGTTGATCTTACCAGTTGCCTCCCAAgtgggaaaattaaaataaaatccaCAAAAAAAAGGTCCGGGATAAGCCATTATGGATAGAGCTTCTTAGATCCTCATCATGCATTTACTAAAGTGCCGTAAACCATGAAAAATTTGGTAACACATGTTGTAGATAAAATATAGACAAAACACAGTAAGGTAATTATAAATTTCAAAACCAGCAGATCCAAATAATGCGAACGCTATTCGAGTTTCAGACTACAAACCAGAGTGATATCCATAAGCTATTATCTATTTCAACAGGCAAATCCTTCATTGATCAGTTATGAATTCAAACAAGTCACTATCATGTGGTTTGTTTGTAGTGATTTTCTGTAAAAATAGTAACTTTGCATATTTTGGGCCATTCTTCCATTCCTGCTCGTATACCTTCTTCTCGATTATAGAAATTATATTTGCCATGTTTAACACAGATAAATTTGTAGTGCAGTTCCCACATATCATGATTGCAGATCAATGGATTAGCACGTCTTCTATCATACCACCTTAACTGAGTCTCTAATTCTTCAGTTACTAATATAACAAGTGATGCAGTTTGTGCAAATGTTGCTTCTTGAATAAATATTGCATAAACAAGACAATTGAACTGCATTTCACGCGCAATTATCCtctcttaattctccaatttaAAACTCAAAGTTCCAATGATCAAATCCTCAATAAAAATTCCAAAAACAAACTTAAATTACTCCcaccatttttttccttttcctttctttttggcgGGTGAAAAAACCCCTCATAATAGATCTAACTTCATCCagcaaaaaataattttggaatACATTTCTGACACTTTGATCAGGATATAATGGTAAATTCAAAAACCACTAAACGAATAGGGGATAAAAGTCGAACCTTTCCCTTAGGAATAAACATGCCGGAGCTAGTCCGAACCTCGCTGAGCTTACTTTCGCCAGATAAATTATCCGCCACCGCCGATCTCTTCAGCTCCGATTTCGCCTACTCCATCAACACTGATGCCACATAAAGAAACCAAACTTCAATATTCCAAAAATATTGACAAAATTGGGGGAAAAATAAGCAATTGAACTTACCAGAGAAATCAAATG
This Coffea arabica cultivar ET-39 chromosome 3e, Coffea Arabica ET-39 HiFi, whole genome shotgun sequence DNA region includes the following protein-coding sequences:
- the LOC113737891 gene encoding prolyl 4-hydroxylase 2-like isoform X2, with translation MKFPRSSFLIFLSISLSIVATSWSSSIINPSKVKQISWKPRAFVYKGFLTDEECNHLISLAKSELKRSAVADNLSGESKLSEVRTSSGMFIPKGKDPIVAGIEEKIATWTFLPQENGEDIQVLHYEYGQKYDPHYDYFADKVNIARGGHRIATVLMYLSDVEKVGETVFPNAEDLSRRRSMTSDEDLSDCGKKGIAVCTQVPFQTLSVFMGVAR
- the LOC113737891 gene encoding prolyl 4-hydroxylase 2-like isoform X1 yields the protein MKFPRSSFLIFLSISLSIVATSWSSSIINPSKVKQISWKPRAFVYKGFLTDEECNHLISLAKSELKRSAVADNLSGESKLSEVRTSSGMFIPKGKDPIVAGIEEKIATWTFLPQENGEDIQVLHYEYGQKYDPHYDYFADKVNIARGGHRIATVLMYLSDVEKVGETVFPNAEDLSRRRSMTSDEDLSDCGKKGIAVKPHKGDALLFFSLHPSAVPDPISLHGGCPVIEGEKWSATKWIHVDNFDKILGSTDNCTDTSENCERWAALGECKKNPEYMVGSPEIPGSCRKSCKVC